In Bacillus cytotoxicus NVH 391-98, the following are encoded in one genomic region:
- the lit gene encoding lipoprotein intramolecular transacylase Lit: MNKNKIGIRLLNRFINLIVSYCIAFSIFAIATVLVVYGKWLYYADIHLLNIPDLANMTESEIKKNYDVLITYLSPFYEGSLQFPTLHMSAEGRIHFVDVKNILIHIQYGMCVTIIVALLGGGYMLRKRQIKFLLNGAILTIAIPVILIVPIAIDFEKSFVLFHKLLFRNDYWQFDSEKDPVINMLPETFFMHAACGILLLILGGSLLSYCLYRYVKRKFA, translated from the coding sequence ATGAATAAAAATAAGATAGGAATCAGGTTACTAAATCGCTTCATAAATTTAATCGTCTCGTATTGCATTGCATTTTCTATTTTTGCGATTGCGACGGTACTCGTTGTCTATGGAAAATGGTTATATTATGCGGATATACATCTTTTAAATATACCAGATTTAGCAAATATGACTGAGTCGGAAATTAAGAAGAATTATGATGTATTGATTACATATCTTTCCCCTTTTTATGAAGGATCATTACAGTTTCCGACATTACATATGTCCGCAGAAGGAAGAATTCATTTTGTGGATGTGAAAAATATTTTAATACATATTCAATACGGAATGTGTGTAACGATTATAGTTGCTTTGCTAGGTGGAGGGTATATGTTACGTAAGCGACAAATTAAGTTTTTATTAAATGGTGCTATTTTAACGATTGCTATACCGGTTATATTGATAGTGCCGATTGCTATAGATTTTGAAAAGAGTTTTGTACTATTTCATAAACTTTTATTTCGTAATGATTATTGGCAATTTGATAGTGAAAAGGATCCGGTTATTAATATGTTACCAGAGACGTTCTTTATGCACGCAGCATGCGGGATATTATTGCTCATTTTAGGTGGAAGCCTACTATCTTATTGTTTATATAGATATGTAAAAAGAAAATTTGCTTAG
- the qcrB gene encoding menaquinol-cytochrome c reductase cytochrome b subunit, giving the protein MLNKIYDWVDERLDITPIWRDIADHEVPEHVNPAHHFSAFVYCFGGLTFFVTVIQILSGMFLTMYYVPDIKNAWESVYYLQNEVAYGQIVRGMHHWGASLVIVMMFLHTLRVFFQGAYKKPRELNWIVGVLIFFVMLGLGFTGYLLPWDMKALFATKVGIQIAEQTPLIGPYIKTLLAGHSEIVGAQTLTRFFAIHVFFLPAALLGLMAFHFIMIRKQGISGPL; this is encoded by the coding sequence ATGTTAAATAAAATTTATGATTGGGTAGACGAGCGGCTCGATATTACACCGATTTGGCGTGATATTGCTGATCACGAAGTGCCTGAACATGTCAATCCAGCACATCATTTCTCAGCATTCGTTTACTGCTTCGGAGGACTTACGTTTTTTGTAACAGTTATTCAAATTTTATCAGGAATGTTTTTAACCATGTACTATGTACCAGATATAAAAAATGCTTGGGAGTCAGTGTATTATTTACAAAATGAAGTTGCATATGGACAAATTGTTCGCGGTATGCATCATTGGGGCGCTAGTCTTGTAATTGTAATGATGTTTTTACATACACTTAGAGTTTTCTTTCAAGGCGCTTATAAAAAGCCTCGTGAACTCAATTGGATCGTTGGTGTTCTTATTTTCTTTGTTATGCTAGGTCTTGGTTTTACCGGATATTTATTACCGTGGGATATGAAAGCGTTATTTGCAACAAAAGTAGGGATTCAAATTGCTGAGCAAACACCGCTCATTGGTCCTTATATTAAAACTTTACTTGCTGGTCATTCCGAAATTGTTGGTGCTCAAACATTAACTCGCTTCTTCGCTATTCACGTCTTCTTCTTACCAGCAGCACTTCTAGGCTTAATGGCCTTCCACTTCATCATGATTCGCAAACAAGGTATTTCCGGTCCACTATAA
- the ypjB gene encoding sporulation protein YpjB has product MKRALFGMIAFLLIMFPVRIYAEEWNELTGLLDDSLQLVKQKEDEKAIQVLQYFSKQFVQSEYAKQKKVTPAHFRIISLAYEKAQKSLEEKHVDRQIKINDTLALQLAVDAEVSKYQPLWMEREEPVMGAFAKMEKAMQQEDEADFQQSLNTFLYEFDIIYPSLMIALPENQTQRVNAHLSYLDEFRNMMLKHKSGQTQLSIIKGDLQKIFQTVKKDGVDTSLIWFMTITGGIILFTLTYVGWRKYKGEKTKRKSNLTSKNR; this is encoded by the coding sequence ATGAAGCGAGCATTGTTTGGAATGATAGCATTTCTGCTTATCATGTTTCCAGTACGTATATATGCTGAAGAATGGAATGAGTTAACAGGGCTGTTAGATGACTCTTTGCAACTTGTCAAACAAAAAGAGGATGAAAAAGCAATTCAAGTGTTACAATATTTTTCTAAGCAATTTGTACAAAGTGAATATGCAAAACAAAAAAAAGTGACACCTGCTCATTTTCGGATTATTTCGCTAGCATATGAGAAAGCGCAGAAATCTCTTGAGGAAAAGCATGTAGATAGACAAATTAAGATAAATGATACGTTAGCGCTTCAATTGGCAGTAGATGCTGAGGTGTCTAAATATCAACCGCTGTGGATGGAGCGAGAAGAGCCGGTGATGGGAGCCTTTGCAAAGATGGAAAAAGCCATGCAACAAGAAGATGAGGCTGATTTCCAACAATCATTAAATACATTTTTGTATGAATTTGATATTATTTATCCAAGTCTTATGATTGCGTTGCCAGAAAATCAAACGCAGCGTGTGAATGCTCATTTATCCTATTTGGATGAATTTCGAAATATGATGCTGAAACATAAAAGTGGTCAAACGCAATTAAGTATTATTAAAGGAGATTTGCAAAAAATATTTCAAACAGTAAAGAAAGATGGGGTAGATACATCTCTTATTTGGTTTATGACCATTACAGGCGGGATTATTTTATTTACATTAACATATGTTGGATGGAGAAAATATAAAGGCGAGAAGACGAAGCGTAAAAGTAACCTTACATCTAAAAATCGCTAA
- the lhaT gene encoding lipoprotein heptaprenylglyceryl N-acetyltransferase LhaT, with amino-acid sequence MTYLYAMLRQRSVLWLLLIVNILGTIYGFIWYEEQLRETSYLFWPFVPDSPMASLFFVFVLIAFLQKKNWGLIEALAIVTLMKYGIWAVVVNGIMFAIKEPLGMMSYMLVLSHLAMAMQGLLYAPYTRMKKWHLIVAGLWILHNDAIDYLFWQMPRYGIMHLFVDKIGYFTFWLSIAVLGITYYYCFSSRRKQFSL; translated from the coding sequence GTGACGTATTTATATGCAATGTTAAGACAACGTTCTGTTTTATGGTTGTTGCTGATTGTTAATATATTGGGAACAATTTATGGATTTATTTGGTATGAAGAGCAATTGAGAGAGACTTCGTATTTATTTTGGCCTTTTGTTCCAGATAGTCCGATGGCAAGTCTCTTTTTTGTATTTGTTTTGATCGCGTTTTTGCAAAAGAAAAATTGGGGGTTAATAGAGGCTTTAGCAATTGTTACTTTAATGAAATATGGCATTTGGGCTGTGGTGGTGAATGGTATTATGTTTGCGATCAAGGAGCCGCTTGGAATGATGAGTTATATGCTCGTTTTGTCGCATCTTGCAATGGCCATGCAAGGACTATTATATGCGCCATATACCCGCATGAAAAAATGGCATCTTATTGTTGCAGGACTATGGATTTTACATAATGATGCGATTGATTATTTATTTTGGCAAATGCCACGGTATGGCATTATGCATTTGTTCGTAGATAAAATTGGCTATTTTACATTTTGGCTCAGTATAGCTGTATTAGGAATTACTTATTATTATTGTTTCAGTAGCAGGCGAAAACAATTTTCATTATGA
- a CDS encoding zinc metallopeptidase, whose amino-acid sequence MFYLIYFAIIMIIPLYAQSKVRSAYSKYSQVYSTSGMTGAEVARKILDENGLYNVAVEETPGHLSDHYDPTAKTVRLSTDNYYGHSVAGTAVAAHEVGHAIQDAKDYNFMRVRHSLVPVANFGSNMSWVFVLIGIFAQMSNLLLLGIVLMAAGVLFQLVTLPVEFDASKRAMQQIEALGIVSTDEYGQARKVLNAAALTYVAAAAVAVFELLRLVLIYTGMQRSDD is encoded by the coding sequence ATGTTTTATTTAATTTACTTCGCAATCATTATGATCATACCGTTATATGCACAGTCTAAAGTACGCAGTGCTTATAGTAAGTATTCACAAGTATATTCTACATCAGGTATGACAGGAGCGGAAGTAGCTCGAAAAATATTAGATGAAAACGGTTTGTATAACGTTGCAGTCGAAGAAACGCCAGGGCATTTGTCAGATCACTATGATCCAACAGCAAAGACAGTTCGACTATCGACAGATAACTATTATGGACACTCTGTTGCAGGAACAGCTGTAGCAGCCCATGAAGTAGGACATGCGATTCAAGACGCAAAAGATTATAACTTTATGCGTGTTCGTCATTCTCTCGTTCCCGTTGCGAATTTTGGGTCAAATATGTCATGGGTTTTTGTTTTAATTGGCATATTTGCTCAAATGTCTAATTTATTGCTATTAGGAATCGTTTTAATGGCAGCAGGTGTACTTTTCCAGCTTGTTACTTTACCAGTTGAGTTTGATGCATCTAAACGTGCGATGCAACAAATTGAGGCGCTTGGGATTGTATCAACGGATGAGTACGGCCAAGCTCGTAAAGTATTGAATGCGGCGGCGTTAACATATGTAGCAGCAGCGGCTGTTGCGGTATTTGAGTTATTGCGTCTCGTATTGATTTATACAGGCATGCAGCGCAGTGATGATTAA
- a CDS encoding menaquinol-cytochrome c reductase cytochrome b/c subunit: protein MHRGKGMKFVGDSRVPVVRKQNIPKDYSEYPGKTEAFWPNFLLKEWMVGAVFLIGYLCLTVAHPSPLERMADPTDAGYIPLPDWYFLFLYQLLKYSYASGSFTVIGAFIMPGIAFGALMLAPFLDRGPERRPLKRPVATGFMMLAIASIVYLTWESVAHHDWEAAKKQGEIVKTVQVDKNDEGYKLLEKNTCLTCHGDNLQGGAAAPALQNLTLKPEEIAKIAKEGKGAMPKGVFKGTDEELKKLSEFIAKYNEK from the coding sequence ATGCATCGCGGCAAAGGGATGAAGTTTGTAGGAGATTCGCGGGTACCTGTAGTTAGAAAACAAAATATTCCGAAAGATTATTCCGAATATCCGGGCAAAACGGAAGCGTTTTGGCCAAACTTCTTGTTAAAAGAATGGATGGTTGGGGCCGTTTTTTTAATCGGCTATTTGTGTTTAACAGTGGCCCATCCATCACCACTTGAGAGAATGGCAGATCCCACAGATGCAGGATATATACCATTGCCAGACTGGTATTTCTTATTTTTGTATCAGCTCTTAAAATATTCATACGCTTCAGGCTCATTTACTGTAATAGGAGCGTTTATTATGCCAGGTATCGCTTTTGGAGCATTAATGTTAGCGCCATTTCTTGATCGTGGCCCTGAACGACGCCCGTTGAAGCGTCCAGTAGCAACTGGATTTATGATGTTAGCAATTGCATCTATTGTTTACTTAACTTGGGAGTCTGTAGCACATCATGATTGGGAAGCTGCTAAAAAACAAGGTGAAATTGTTAAGACGGTACAAGTTGATAAAAACGATGAAGGCTATAAATTATTGGAAAAGAATACATGTTTAACATGTCACGGCGATAATTTACAAGGTGGAGCAGCAGCGCCAGCACTGCAAAACTTAACTTTAAAGCCAGAAGAAATTGCTAAGATTGCAAAAGAGGGAAAAGGGGCAATGCCGAAAGGGGTATTTAAAGGAACAGATGAAGAATTGAAGAAACTTTCGGAATTTATCGCGAAATATAATGAAAAATAA